Proteins found in one Candidatus Palauibacter scopulicola genomic segment:
- a CDS encoding mechanosensitive ion channel domain-containing protein translates to MVPRLGRTAVFLPLLLSGLSAGCRSDAPPPVAAEPAATPAGAEAGPAPGPGSADALAPPETTDPEAAGPEAPAAASGQQAPPLAQDSIGIRLEALALAQERILARLDSLQAPVPPATTGDTSSTALPALDLEEAGEEVRGLGVGIFWSLVVIVIFHLLIRVLVWTLEALAERSVRRRLAFKSLIPISRMLLWAIAAYLILRTVFRVDAQGILAASAALGVALGFAAQDLLKNVFGGLIVVFDQPFQVGDKISVGGTYGEVVSIGLRSTRIVTADDNLVSVPNAQVVQESVANANAGQLHCQVVTDLYLPGRVDERKARGIAFDAAVTSRYVFLEKPIVVLVGDEFRTTFLTRIRIKAYVLDPRFEFLFQSDVTERARAGFRAAGLVAERDLYPAVETTAPTDPDPSAAGGGLRA, encoded by the coding sequence TTGGTTCCACGACTTGGAAGGACCGCCGTCTTCCTTCCGCTCCTGCTGTCCGGCTTGTCCGCCGGCTGTCGGTCGGACGCCCCGCCGCCGGTCGCCGCCGAACCGGCGGCCACGCCCGCGGGGGCCGAGGCCGGCCCGGCGCCCGGGCCCGGATCGGCTGACGCGCTCGCACCACCCGAGACGACTGACCCGGAGGCGGCAGGACCCGAAGCGCCGGCCGCAGCGTCAGGGCAGCAGGCGCCGCCCCTGGCTCAGGATTCGATCGGGATCCGGCTGGAGGCGCTGGCGCTGGCCCAGGAGCGGATCCTTGCCCGGCTGGATTCGCTGCAGGCCCCCGTCCCTCCCGCGACCACCGGGGACACGTCGTCCACGGCGCTTCCGGCACTGGATCTCGAGGAAGCGGGAGAAGAGGTACGGGGTCTCGGCGTCGGCATCTTCTGGTCGCTCGTCGTCATCGTCATCTTCCATCTGCTGATCCGGGTCCTGGTCTGGACGCTGGAGGCGCTCGCCGAGCGGAGCGTCCGGCGCCGTCTCGCCTTCAAGTCGCTCATCCCCATCAGCCGCATGCTCCTCTGGGCGATCGCGGCCTACCTGATCCTCCGCACGGTCTTCCGCGTCGACGCCCAGGGAATCCTGGCCGCGAGCGCCGCTCTGGGTGTGGCGCTGGGGTTCGCCGCCCAGGATTTGCTCAAGAACGTGTTCGGCGGCCTCATCGTCGTGTTCGACCAGCCCTTCCAGGTCGGCGACAAGATCTCGGTGGGCGGGACCTACGGTGAGGTCGTCTCCATCGGACTCCGCTCCACGCGCATCGTGACGGCCGACGACAACCTGGTGTCGGTGCCCAACGCCCAGGTGGTGCAGGAATCCGTCGCGAACGCGAACGCGGGGCAACTCCATTGCCAGGTGGTGACGGACCTCTATCTGCCGGGACGCGTGGACGAGCGGAAAGCGAGGGGAATCGCGTTCGACGCGGCGGTCACGTCCAGGTACGTCTTCCTCGAGAAACCCATCGTCGTACTTGTCGGCGACGAGTTCCGGACGACGTTCCTCACGCGCATCAGGATAAAGGCGTACGTACTGGATCCACGCTTCGAGTTCCTCTTCCAGAGCGACGTCACGGAGCGGGCGCGGGCTGGTTTCCGGGCGGCGGGCCTCGTCGCCGAGCGGGATCTGTATCCCGCGGTGGAAACGACCGCGCCGACCGATCCGGACCCGTCGGCCGCGGGCGGAGGTCTGCGCGCATGA
- a CDS encoding DUF481 domain-containing protein: MRFPARLGIVLGLTLGSVPPPAVALVQEGQEGDPEAAAWNYSAELSLLFTSGNSTVRTFGLGGTARREWAGGEISFRAGGLRTESGTTRRVAVGTEEDFTVTSDADPKPTAENYFLRGEYERSFSDHVHLTTGAAWERNTFAGFESRLSLVGGIGNLWVETETTRLKSDYGITFTAQNDVVDDPEKSSGFGGVRVSTDFRRRLTPTASLESVLILDENLTDAADLRADFATSLAVDINSSLAVKTGLRLVWDNVPALTRAPLERPAGTPTGTTVLVPRHKLDSTLTIALVANF, encoded by the coding sequence ATGAGGTTTCCTGCACGGCTGGGCATTGTCCTGGGATTGACGCTCGGGTCTGTCCCGCCGCCGGCGGTTGCACTCGTTCAGGAGGGACAGGAAGGCGATCCGGAGGCTGCCGCCTGGAACTACAGCGCGGAGTTGAGCCTGCTCTTCACGTCCGGAAACTCCACGGTTCGCACCTTCGGTCTCGGCGGCACCGCACGGCGGGAATGGGCCGGCGGTGAGATTTCCTTCCGCGCGGGCGGGCTTCGGACCGAGTCGGGGACGACGAGACGCGTCGCCGTGGGTACGGAGGAGGACTTCACCGTGACCAGCGACGCCGACCCGAAGCCGACGGCCGAAAACTACTTCCTGCGCGGAGAATACGAGCGGTCCTTCTCCGACCATGTCCACCTCACCACGGGCGCAGCGTGGGAAAGGAACACCTTCGCCGGATTCGAGAGCCGCCTTTCCCTCGTCGGCGGCATCGGGAACCTGTGGGTCGAGACCGAGACCACGCGGCTCAAGAGCGACTACGGCATCACGTTCACCGCACAGAACGATGTCGTGGACGATCCCGAAAAGAGTTCCGGCTTCGGCGGGGTGCGCGTTTCCACCGACTTCCGTCGGCGGCTGACGCCGACGGCCAGCCTGGAGAGCGTGCTGATCCTGGACGAGAACCTCACGGACGCGGCGGACCTTCGAGCGGACTTCGCGACCTCCCTCGCCGTCGACATCAACTCCTCGCTGGCCGTCAAGACGGGACTCCGGCTGGTGTGGGACAACGTACCGGCCCTCACGCGGGCTCCCCTTGAGCGGCCCGCCGGAACGCCGACCGGCACGACGGTCCTCGTCCCGCGCCACAAGCTCGACTCCACGCTGACCATCGCGCTCGTCGCCAACTTCTGA
- a CDS encoding amidohydrolase: MAAIDARSDHYGGVARQIWEWAEVGYQEEKSSELLKGELEAAGFSIESGVADMPTAFVASYGSGGPVIGILAEYDALPGISQDAVPVRSPIIIGGAGHACGHHLFGAGSVAAAIAVKEWLEETGHEGTIRLYGTPAEEGGAGKVYMVRAGLFDDVDVALHWHPGARNSARVGRSLANKSAKFRFRGYSAHAAGAPERGRSALDGVEAMNHMVNLMREHVPQETRIHYVITQGGFAPNVVPDFAEVYYYVRHPDAPTVLSLFERVARAAEGAAMGTGTGMEYEVIHGLYDLVPNVALGRVMDANLRKVGGVEYTEAERAFAQQIQDSFVGGSGRPLGSEAEIEEFGVDPAGGGSTDVGDVSWVVPTTGLSTATWVPGTSAHSWQAVAAGGTDIGTKGMIVAAKTLALTTIELFQSPDVIAAAWEELRAHRGADFEYSALLGDRPPPLDYRR, encoded by the coding sequence ATCGCGGCGATCGACGCGCGCAGCGACCACTACGGGGGCGTGGCGCGCCAGATCTGGGAGTGGGCCGAGGTCGGCTACCAGGAGGAGAAGAGTTCCGAGCTGCTGAAGGGCGAACTCGAGGCGGCGGGGTTCTCGATCGAATCCGGCGTCGCCGACATGCCCACGGCGTTCGTGGCGAGCTACGGCTCCGGGGGTCCGGTCATCGGGATCCTGGCCGAGTACGACGCGCTGCCGGGCATCTCCCAGGACGCGGTGCCCGTGCGCTCCCCCATCATCATCGGAGGCGCGGGCCACGCGTGCGGACACCACCTGTTCGGCGCGGGCTCCGTGGCGGCGGCCATCGCGGTCAAGGAATGGCTGGAGGAGACGGGACACGAGGGGACGATCCGGCTCTATGGTACGCCCGCCGAGGAGGGAGGCGCGGGGAAGGTGTACATGGTGCGCGCGGGCCTGTTCGACGACGTGGATGTGGCGCTGCACTGGCATCCCGGCGCGCGGAACAGCGCGAGGGTGGGGCGCTCGCTGGCCAACAAGTCCGCCAAGTTCCGCTTCCGGGGCTACTCCGCGCACGCGGCGGGCGCGCCGGAGCGGGGACGGAGCGCGCTCGACGGGGTCGAGGCGATGAACCACATGGTGAACCTCATGCGCGAGCACGTTCCTCAGGAGACGCGCATCCACTACGTGATCACGCAGGGCGGGTTCGCGCCCAACGTCGTGCCGGACTTCGCGGAGGTCTACTACTACGTGCGGCACCCGGACGCCCCCACCGTGCTCAGCTTGTTCGAGCGCGTGGCGCGCGCCGCCGAGGGCGCCGCGATGGGTACCGGGACCGGGATGGAATACGAGGTGATCCACGGGCTCTACGACCTCGTGCCCAACGTCGCCCTCGGACGGGTAATGGACGCGAACCTGCGCAAGGTGGGGGGCGTGGAGTACACGGAGGCGGAGCGGGCTTTCGCCCAGCAGATCCAGGACTCCTTCGTGGGCGGTTCCGGCCGGCCGCTGGGCTCCGAGGCCGAGATCGAGGAGTTCGGGGTGGACCCCGCGGGCGGCGGATCGACCGATGTCGGCGACGTGAGTTGGGTCGTGCCGACGACGGGGCTGTCGACGGCCACCTGGGTGCCGGGAACCTCGGCGCACAGCTGGCAGGCGGTGGCGGCCGGAGGCACCGACATCGGGACGAAGGGGATGATCGTCGCCGCGAAGACGCTCGCGCTGACGACGATCGAACTCTTCCAGAGCCCGGATGTGATCGCCGCCGCGTGGGAGGAACTGCGGGCGCACCGCGGCGCGGACTTCGAGTATTCCGCGCTGCTCGGCGACCGCCCGCCGCCGCTGGACTACCGCCGCTAG